The following DNA comes from Spirulina major PCC 6313.
GGATGCGATTCTCTGTGATATTGAAATGCCCCGGATGAATGGACTAGAGTTTTTAAGTGCAGCGCGGCAGGATCTCCAAGGGGCAAACATTCCGGTGCTGATGCTCACCTCCCGCAGTCGCGATCGCTTTCAAACCATCGCCCTCGAATTGGGAGCCGCCGCCTACCTCACCAAACCCTACATTGAGCAAGAAATTCTCACCACCCTGGACACCGCCCTTGGGAGAAAACGGCCATGAGTGACTTAGTGGACACCGAACGGATGCGGGTGATCGTGTTTACGGTGCATACCCATTCCTTCGCCTTGCCGATGAAAGCCGTGTTAAAAATCAGCCCACGCCCGACCCAACTCCACCAGGGCTTTGATGATGTGGGCTTGATTGAACTGGATGGCCAAACGGTGCGCCTCTTGGTGCTCGAACAGTCCTGGGCGGTCGATCCTCTACCGGATCATCCGTTTTTGATTTTGGTGCAGGGGGGATCGGATTGGATTTTGGGGATTCAAGTGGCGGAACTCCCCAACATGATGGAGTTAGACCGGGCTTCGATTCAAGCCATTCCCGAAGCCGCACGGAAAACTCCCCTGGGGTCACTCTGTCACTATGTCGCCCTTTGGCACGGAGAAAACGACACCCCGCAACCGATCTTCTTGCTGGATTTGGCGTTGACCTTGAAAGCCCATCACACGGAGGCCTAAAGCCATGACGACCCCTCCAGTGAGCGATCGCTGTACCCAACGCCTCCGCCACCACATGGCGCGACAGAATCTCCCCAGTTTTCGCCAGTTGGCCCAACAGGCGGGCGTTTCCCCCGCCACAATCCGGCAATTGCGGGCCGGTCAAGCGGCACGATGTCGCGGGGAAACTTTGGCAAAAATTGCGATCGCCCTCGATCTCACCGTCGATCAACTCCTGACCGAATGCAGCGAACTGCCCTTAACCCGTCCCACGCCTGCCCCGGCTCCCATGGACCCCAGTGATGCCCTCCACATCCTCGAACCCTGGCTCCTGCAATGGCCCACCGTCGTCGCCGCCGTCACCAAAAACCCCGACCTTCCTGCGAGTAAAATCATTCCCCTGGTCAAACCCCTAGAACGGCTGCTTGATCATTGGCAAGTGAAGGCGATCGCCCCCATCGGCAGCGAACAGCCCTACGACCCCACAATTCACGAACTCATGGACGGCACAGCCACACCGGGAGCGATCGTCCGCATCCGCTACGCAGGCTATTACCACGGCGAAGCCCTCCTCTACCGTGCGAAAGTTTCCCCCGTTGCGATCGGCAGCGCCCAGGGTTAATGTTTCTGGTCAGCGATACTCAAAACCATTACAGCCTGTTCACCCTCACCCCAAACCCCTCTCCCCCAGGGCTGCTGCTCATACACAACGTCCTAAGGTTAATCTCCCCTGCGTTTAATCCCCCTCCATCGTCAAGGCAGCGAGCTAGAAGCTCGCACTACGGAGCACTCATGTAGGGTGAGCCTCTGGCTCACTGCTGATTAACTGACTAACTAGATGGCTTGATGGCAGCGAGCGAGAAGCTCGCACAACAGAAGATTGC
Coding sequences within:
- a CDS encoding helix-turn-helix domain-containing protein — translated: MTTPPVSDRCTQRLRHHMARQNLPSFRQLAQQAGVSPATIRQLRAGQAARCRGETLAKIAIALDLTVDQLLTECSELPLTRPTPAPAPMDPSDALHILEPWLLQWPTVVAAVTKNPDLPASKIIPLVKPLERLLDHWQVKAIAPIGSEQPYDPTIHELMDGTATPGAIVRIRYAGYYHGEALLYRAKVSPVAIGSAQG
- a CDS encoding chemotaxis protein CheW, encoding MSDLVDTERMRVIVFTVHTHSFALPMKAVLKISPRPTQLHQGFDDVGLIELDGQTVRLLVLEQSWAVDPLPDHPFLILVQGGSDWILGIQVAELPNMMELDRASIQAIPEAARKTPLGSLCHYVALWHGENDTPQPIFLLDLALTLKAHHTEA